One Stratiformator vulcanicus genomic window, AGGAACAGGATGTCCATGAGCATCTGCCCGGAGAAGGGGATGCCGAGAACGAGGTCGAGCAGGCTGAGCAGGGCAACGAATCCCGCCACGGCCCAACCGAAGATCGCAGCTCGTTTTGTCAGTTTGACTTGGGACATACTTGAAGAGCAGGGAGCGAGGAGCAGGGAGCGAGGAGTCACCGCGGACGCCTTAACTCGTTGATTTCTCTTCGGCAAGCATAGCTTCTCGTCACTATCATCCGCCAGCTACGGATGACTCCTGATAGCCGCATTTTCAATTCGGCCTTGGCCAAGCCGCACATCCTGACCCCATACCTGCTCCTCGCTCCCTGCTCGATTATCCCGAGCACAACTCCACCACGTGCCCGTCGGGGTCGGTGACGAAGACCTGACAGGCTCCGTCAGGCCGGAGTTTGGGGGGATCGAGAAACGGGACGCCGGCGGCTTCGAGTTCGGACGCCGCCTCTCGGGCATCGGGGACGCTGAAGGCAAGATGAGTGCAGCGGCTGTTCTTGTTGCGGCCATCTTCATTCACACCGGCGGGTCCAGATCGTTCTGACTCCAAGATCAGGTGGATCAGCGTTTCCCCGGCACGAAACCAGCTTCCGGCAAAATCAAAGTTGGGGCGTGGGACGACCTCCATCCCGAGCGTATCGACATAAAACTGCCGACTCGCTTCCAGGTCTTTCACCACGAGGGTGACGTGATCGATTTGCTGCACTCGCATGTTTCTATCCGTTGAGCCACCGCCGCCATGGCGCGCACTCGAAAGGTGATTTTCAGTTCGCCGCGGGGCGCTCCCTGCCTGTCGCGGCTGAACACGAGGTCGCATTCACTCTTTCGACGCCCCGTGATTCTCCAACCATGTCCCGTATGAGTGCCGGTGGCTGCCGACGTATTCGTAGGTGTCGAATATCCAGCCGCGGCCGAGCATCCGGGGGTCGCCTTCGTCACGAAGCATCTCTTCCATTCGGCTGCCCAGCTTCGCTTTCGTATTGGCCAATTCGGCCTTTTCGGTCAGATTGTCTACGCACCGCGGGTCTTGGTTGATGTCGTACAACTCCTCCGCCGGACGTTTGCCGAAGGAAAGTTGATAGTATTTATTGTAGTTGCGGATCAGCGATTGCATCGTCGGTGACCAATCGCAATTCGGGTAATTCGTTTCGGGATTACAGGCCGGCCAGCGATCGGGTTCGTAGTTGCGGAGGTAGAGGTAGTCCCGCGTGCGAATGCCCCGCGTCGGATACCCCCAGTCGTGAGGCCGACCGAGGTCGTGCCGTTCCTTGCCGACGAGCATCACGTCGCGTGACTCGTCGATCCAGCCCGACTTTTTACTCTCCAGAATATCGACGAAACTTCGCCCGGTGACGGTTTCGGGAACCTCAACCCCTGCCAATTCGAGGTAGGTCGGCATGAAGTCGCGGACGTTGATGAAGTCTTCGACGACACGGCCGCCGGTAACTTTGTCTTTCCACATCACGGCGAGCGGCAGGCGGTAGCCATCTTCGTAAATCTGCCCTTTCACCCGCGGGAAGGGGCAACCGTGATCGCTCGTGACCACGATCAGCGTGTTCTCCATTTCTCCGGAACGTTCGAGGATGCCGAGCGCGTCGCCCAGAACGGAGTCGAACCACTCGACTTCGATCGCGTAGTCGAGAAAGTCGCTGCGGATGACGCTGCTGTCGGGGAAATAAGGCGGAATCACAACATCCTTTGGATTTCTGCCCGATCGGCGTCCCGCCCCCTCTTCATAACTGCGATGCGGCTCGTAGGTGCCCAACCAGAAGCAGAAGGGCTGCCCGCCCTCACGTTCTTCAAGAAATGTCGCGAAGTTAGCCGCGTAGTCGATCCGACTCATCTCCTCATGCGGCGGAGAGAGTTTTTGCCTCTGATAGGGCTTTCCGGCGGGCGTCGTCTCGAACCCGATCGCTTTGCCCGGTCCCCAGCCCTTGCCGGTGTATCCGACGTGATAGCCGGCCTCGGTCAATATCTCGGTGTAAACGGACCACTTCTTTTCGAACTTGCCGAAGTGATTGCAGGCTTCCTCCAACTGCCAGGTGTTCCGCCCCGTCAGGATCGATGCCCGACAGGGCGAGCATTTGGGGTTCGAGGTGTAGCAGTGTTCGAACCGAACACCCTCATTGGCGACGCGGTCGAAATGGGGTGTCTTCACCCAGTCGCAGCCGTAGACTCCCGCGTGCTCCCGCGACCAATCGTCGGCGATCATAAAGAAGATGTTTGGCCGCTCGGCAGCGATCGCAGGCGAGGCCAAAGACAGCCCGAACAATAGCAGCGAACAGAGCCGGAGCGTCATAACAAGTTGGTGTTCGTAGACTCGGAAACACTCGGATCAATACATACCGAGCAGTCAGTTGCCCGAGAGCCTGTTCGATAAACCCGGCCAAAACAAGTCCGCGAAGTGTGGCCCAAGCTTTGCGATCAAAGTGTGGCGAGGATCAGCAGTAGGAGTGGAGCCAGCAGCGTCATCACGGCGACGATGAGGAAACAGTAAACGAACACCACCAGACCCGGCGGCGGTTCCTTCTTCGCTCGCAGATCGAGCCACATAATCCAAGCGACGACCGACAATCCGAAGCCCGGCGTGGCGGCAAAAGCGATCGCCGCAGCAGCAAACCAATGGTCTTGATCACCGAGCATCACGAAACTCACGGCTTCAGCCAGAACCACAGGAAGACCGCCACGGGGACCGGTCCGGTCACGACCCACGCGACGGCGGCCAATCCGTACAGTTCCAATAGCCCCGCCTGCCGCGACGCCCGATTACGGACCTCATTCGTCATAAAGACAAGGAGCCCCGCGATGAACGTCGCCGGCAGGAGCCCGATGGCGATGATCAGGATGACGGTCGCGTTGATCATTCTAATTGCAATCCGGGGAAGGGGACTCCCGATTAACCGCCGCCGAGGCCGATGATCTGGTCGCCATCAAAATAATAGGTCTTCCGCGCCGGAACGTCGGCCCCGCCCGCGGTCTCCCACTTCAGGCCGGTGTCGTCGAAGAGGAAACCAGTGTCGATAAGATCACCCCGCGGGAGATTATGGGCACTCGATCAGAACTCTTGAGTATTCAGCGCGCTGACGTAGGTTCTGGCGCCCTATCGCGAATTGCTTCTCACCCAGAGTGAAATGCGACCGCAGCGGCGTCAACCGCCGCGCGGGCGGAACGGATAGAACCAGACACCGTACGGCAGGAAGCGGACCTTCAACGGCTCGTCGAGCGACACCGGATCAGCCACTTCCCAGGCATACTTCCCAGCCAACAAGGTCGGCGAGACACAGGCCGCCGGCGCATCCTCGACCGCAGCGGGTCGGCAACCGACCAAGCGTACCGTCCCCACAATTCGCCCGAGGGTCAGTGCGGAGACATCGATCCGTCGGGTCCGGGCAGCCTCCTTGGCGGCGGGAATCGTCGCAATCTTCTGCGCGGCGTAGATATAAATCAGCCCACGCATCCGCGTCGGTTGCGACCGAATCTCCAACGATTTCTCGCCCCGGACGAGCAGCTCCGCCCAAGGTTGCCGAACCCCGAGCGCGGGAACAGTCGGGTCCGGAGAATGACTCGGCACGATGACAGTTGCCTCAATATTGATGGACCGGCCGGTAGCGAAAAATTGATCTCGCTACCTGAATCCTACCGGCTGTGACCGACGCGACGATACTCCGCGAACGGGCCGACAATTGGCGCGTTGGTCGACACGTTGACCCGGCGAAAATCAGACGGTTACACTGTCGAGTCGGCGTCCGTCGCTTTGCTGGAGCGCGGCGGACGCGATGAATCGGCTCTGCCGTCATTGTGGAACCTCGTTGTGCCGTATCTGGTTGTTGATCAGGGGGCGACCCCGGGACATATCTTCGAACTCGATCGTGAGACGACGATCATTGGTCGTCATCCGACTTGCGATATCGTCGTTGAGAATGCCGCCGTCAGTCGGCAGCACGCCGCCGTCGCCGAAACGCACGGCGAATTTCATGTCGAGGACCTTCGCAGCCGGAATAAGACGTTCGTCAACGGCTGCCTGCTCGAAGGCACAGCGGCCCTCGAAGACAATGATCTGATTCAGATCTCCGACCACCTGTTCCGCTACCGCGTGGCGAAGCCGGCGACGGGCGACGCGGCTGACACGGACCCGAATCTCAATGCTCGCGGGCAGATCTTCTCGCTCGACGAAGACACCCTCGACGAAGGTCCGACACATTTCGAATCGTCTTCGGTCCTCGGCACGCTCAATCTGAGCGATCCGCAGGCCGTCAGGCGTGCCGATCCAGAGCAGAAACTGCAAGCCGTCCTCGACATCGGACGGTCGCTCGGCAATTCCCTCGACCTCAGCGAATTATTGGCGTCGGCACTCGATTGCCTCTTCCGCGTCTTCCCGGAGGCCGATCACGGATTCGTTCTGCTGACGGAGACCGATCAGCACAAAATTCGTGTCCATGCCGCGAAATCACGCGACGGCAGCGAAGCCGATCCGCGTGAGCACGTCAGCATGACCGTTGTGAAGCGAACATTGTCGACCGGTGACGCGGTCCTCAGCGCCGACGTGGCCGACGACACGCGGTTTCAAAAGAGCGAGAGCATCGGCGAGTTGCAGTTGCGATCGATCCTCTGTGTGCCGTTGACCGATCCGAACGGATCGACGTTCGGCGTCGTCCAACTCGATACCTCTCAGATCGAACGGCAATTCGGGTCCGAAGACCTCGACACACTCGCCTCGGTCGCCTCGCAGATCGGATTGGCCGTCCAGAACGCGCGGCTGCACAAAGAAATGCTCACGCAGCGTGACATGCAGCGCGACCTTGAGTTCGCAATGCAGGTGCAGCTCGGCTTCCTGCCGAGCACGCGGCCGAACACGGACGGCTATGAATTTTATGACTATTATGAAGCCGCGAAGCGGGTCGGCGGCGACTACTTCGATTACATCCTTCTGCCGGGAAACCGCATCGCCGTCACGATCGGCGATGTAGCCGGCAAGGGAATGCCCGCGGCCTTATTAATGGCCCGGTTGTTCTCATCGGCCCGGTACCACCTGTTGACGAAGCCAACGGTCGAGAGCGCGCTGACCGAGTTGAATCAGGAAATCGCGGCCAGCCGTTTAGGGCATCGCTTCATCACGTGTCTGTTCGCAATTGTTGACCAAACCGCAAATACGATTACAGTCGCCAGCGCCGGGCATCCTGGAAGTCTGATCCGCAGCACCGGCGGCCAAGTCGAAAGTTTTCCTGTGAAATCTCGCGGCTTGCCGATCGGCATTTCTTTGGATCAAACATTCGAGTCGGTCACTCGACCGCTCGACGTCGGCGACACCTTCGTCATCTTTACCGACGGCATTACCGAAGCGATGGATCCCGAGAACGACCTGTATGGAACCGACCGCCTCTCCGCCTACATATCGAGCGGTCCGGAGTCGATTGCCGACCTGATCGAAGGAATCGTCCAGGACGTCGACAAGTTCGCCAAAGGGCAGGGCCAGCGCGACGATATGTGCCTGGTCGGATTTCGAAGAATTCAATAATGATCGCAGCCGCGTCATCATTTCGAGCTGGTGAATTGAATCATCGCTTTGAGCAGCTTGGCAGTGAACGGCGTCAGTTTACTCTTTTGATATTGATCCCCTAATTTACGGACGGCTTCAGCGCGGGTCGGGTAGGGGTAGATCGTTGCCGCGAACTGACCGAGGCCGATCCCGGATGTCATTGCGAGACTGAATTGAGAAATCAATTCTCCGGCGTGCTCGCCGACGACCGTCGCTCCGACAATTTTGTCCGTTCCTTTTTTGACATGGACCTGGACAAACCCGGCGGTCTCTTCTTCAACAATGGCACGGTCGATATCGCTAAATTCCTGGCGAAACGTCCGAATCGCCGGGCCGTTCTCGACTGCTTCGCTTTCGGTCAGCCCGACATGAGCCAATTCCGGTGACGTATATGTGGCGTGCGGAATGGTTAGCGCAGAGGCTTTCCCCCGCCCCCAAAAGAAAGCATTTCTGATGACCGTGCGGGCGAGGAAGTCAGCGGCATGGGTAAATTTATATTTTGATGCGACATCGCCGGCGGCATAGATTCGGGAGTTTGAGGTTTGCAATCGGTCACTAACCTGAATGCCCTGACGCTCGTCAAATTCGACACCCGCCGCATTAAGATTTAGATCGATATTCGGCACCCGGCCCACCGCAATCAATAGCCGGTCCGCCTGAATTGATTTCTCATCCCCGTTCGACTGATACCACACAATCGTTTCTCCGCCGCGCGACTCGACCCGTTGAACGGAGCTATTTAGTTTCAGGTCGACCCCGTCTTCAATCAAAGCATTTTGTACGACGGCGGCGGCCTCGGAACTCTCCCGCGCCAGCACATGTGCGGAGCGCTCAATTAGAGTCACGTCGCTACCAAATCGTGCGAAGCACTGCGCTAATTCACACCCAATAGGCCCGCCTCCCAAGACGACGAGCCGCCGTGGTAGTTCGGTCAACGAGAATACCGTTTCATTAGTGAGGTAGTCCGCATCCACCAAGCCGTCGATTGGTGGGGCCGCCGCGCGACCGCCGGTGGCGATGCATGCCTTGGAAAACTCGAGTCTGGTTCCCTCGACTTCCACAGCATCTTCGGCAACGAACTTCGCCTCGCCAAGGTAAACGTCGACTCCGAGCGATCGAAATCGCTCGGCCGAATCGTTGGGGCTGATATCGGCCCGCAACCGCCGCATCCGCTGCATCACCGCCGGAAAATCGACGATGAGTTCTTGCCCATTTGCGACAATACCGTCGACCGCTCGACGGCGCCGGGCGGCCGCGTGTGCTGCTGAAAGGAGCGCCTTGCTGGGAACACATCCGACGTTCAGGCAGTCGCCACCCAACAGCGATTTCTCGATGAGTGCGACTTTCGCGCCCAAGCCCGCGGCTCCCGCTGCGGTGACCAAGCCGGCCGTTCCGGCACCGATGACGACCATGTTGTACCGGCCCTGCGGCGTGGGGTTTTCCCAAGTCTCCGGTCGGACGTTTGCCTGCAATCGAAGATTATGGTCGATCAATGGCTCCAACGCCGTGATTCCAGATGTCATAAACTCGCTTTCACAGGCTTTGTTAATTGCACCGAATTATTCGATTGATAAAGTCGCTCTTCAATCGCGATTATAGATTAAATCGGGCGTTACTCGAACATCAGATCACCGGGCCATCGTCCGATAGTTCACAACACTGACTGTGTATAGCGACCGACCACTGTAAGTGAAGGCGAAAAAACGTCTCAACGTCACTCTCTGTTAGCGTCTTTTCTCGTCGATTCATGCGACGCATCGGGTGCTTCCGAAGCACGTTTGGCAACGTCTGGGGCAAGTTTCTTAATTATAAACCGAGCGAATAGGGGAAACAGGCCGAGGGCCGCAAACGCGATTAAAGTCGGCCAGGTGAGCACACTCGAAATGCCCCGTTGGGCCAATACTTCCAGCGTGGGAACCTGCGCCCCTGCCAGAATATAAACGACCGTCCCCGGCAGCATCCCTAACTGGCTGACCCACCAGAATGTCAAGACGCGGATCGGCGTCAAACCCATGACCGCATTGATCACAAAAAACGGGACCGCGGGGATTAATCTCAGCGTGAACAGGTAAAACGCACCTTCATCTCGAAACGCCCGATCGAAGCGCTCCGCATAGCGAGGAAAACGATCCCGTATCGTCTCACGCAATAAATATCGGCTGATTAGAAACGAGATGGTAGCCCCGGCCGTCGATGCGAAGCTGACCAGAATCACTGCCGTCACAACCCCAAGCCCGCCGGGCATGAGCCGGGCAAAGAGCCAGCCGTAAAGCAGTGTCACGGCCCCCGCGGCCGGCAGCGACGCCGCGGTGATCACGACATAGGCGGCGAATGCAATCGCGATCATTGCCGCAAGATTTCGTCGACCGAAATCGAGAAACGTCGACTCATACCCCGCTAATGCCGAAAGTTTGAACAAGTCGCCGAACGCGAGGTAGAGTCCGCCAACTGTGACGGCCAGAACGGCAATAATGAGTACCCGCTTCCAGAGCGTTACGTTTGAACGTTCTTTCGAAACATCTTCGGTATGGGATTGACTCCCTGCTTGATCATCGACCATCAACATCGCTCCGGAAGTGCTGGGCGACGTTCGTCCTGCCGCTTCAAATTAATAATAAGATCACCTCACGCATCTATGGCGAATTTAATAGTTCAGCGACGACGCCGTCGCCCTGATGCCCCGGCTCGAACTGACTTTCTCGAACCGGGAGCATCGTCTTCGAGTTCGGAAATATCTTTCCGAGCATCGGCGATGGTCGGAGCCCCCGAGTCATCGGCCAGTTCTTTTAATTGACTGAATCCACCACGAATTTCTTTATTGGTCAGCAATCGAATGACCAACGGCACCATCCCCACGACGGCAAGACTCCCCCACAAAGCAACGCTCTCGACTGATTCACCGGGACCATTAAGCAGCAATGTCTCCAGTGAGGTCAAATCGGCCCCCGCGCTGGCATAGATGAGATAGATCGGCAGCAGTCCCAACACGCTGACGAGCGTAAATGTGATCGTGCGGATCGGACTCAGTCCGATCACGAGATTCGTAATCAGATACGGCATGCCGGGAATCAGCCGCAACGAAAACAGGACGAAGGCCGCCTCGGATCCGAAGATCGTGTCAATCGCTTTCACCCGCGACGGATTGACCCGCTTGACCATATCGCGGAGGAACCAATGCACGAACCAGTATTGCATCATCGCACCGATCGCCTCGCCCGCGGCCGCACATAAGACCGCATAGATAACGCCGCTATCGTCATAAACCTGGTGAAATAAATACCCGTACGCTGCCACCAATGTGAGCCGAACCGGCAGACCGATCGCCGCCGCCATTAGTGAAAGGCCAAAGCAGATGCAAAGAAGTCGGAATCCGTCCGCGTGGCCGTAAGCGACGTAAGACGCTTCGCGTTCTCGCAACTCGGCCAGATCGGCGGCCCGCGCCTCACTGGCTTGCGTGATTTCAGAATTAATCCGTGTGACCTCGCCGCGAGCTTTTGCCTCGGCATCGGGGCTCAGTCGAGCGCGCTCTCGCGCCGCAGCCGCCTCCATCTGCTGTTGGAGGTCCGTGATCTTGGCATCGTGCGCGGGCAGCCGATCAGTGGGGAGCAGCGCCTGCCCGTTCCAGTAGATCAGCGCAACGCCCGCGTACAAAAGCAGCAAAATCACTGCTTGGATGAGCAGCGTCGTCGGCGAACTTACTTTCAGCGTCGGCGGTTTTTCTTTCACCGCACGGCGAACAGCGGCGCCGCGAGGGTTCGACCGCTGACGGCCGCCGTCCGACCGAGAACTTCCGTATGACATCGATCAGAAAACTCCGTGGCTGTGTCAGGACGACATCAATTGGATGGCCGCGATCGACCGGTCATGACGCACACGCGGTCATGTCCCCGAGTCGATCGCCCCCTGACAGCCGGAACCCGCACCTGCCATGCAACCGAAACAATGTCGGTTCACGATCACCCGTCGGCCCGCCACCGCTGGTCGGTCCTCCGCAACCTCCGGCTGATCGAGGTCGCGGATATTGTTCGGGATCGAGGCGTCGACTTCCAGACCCAGCATCTGATTGAAATCGCAGTCGTACAGCCGCCCGTCCCACCCAACGCTCAATGTATTGCGGCACATCAGCCCGTCGACGGCCGCCGGGTTAAATGCACGCACAAGTTTCATCAAATATTCATCGAAGCGACCCTGATCGACGAGTTCCTCCAAGAACCGACTGATGGGCATATTCGTGATCGTAAACAGCCGGGTGAATTCGACACCGAAGCGCGACCTAAGCTCTTCGCGGTAGTCGGCTTCGAGCGATTTCTGCTCGGGCGGCAGTGAAGGACCAACCGGATTGTAGACAAGCGTGAGCGACAGTGGTGAACCGGGCCAGCCGTACCCGAGTTCGTTCAGCCGGAGCAGCGCCTCGATCGACCGTTTGAAGGTCCCGTCGCCGCGCTGCTTGTCGGTGTTTTCTTCGAGATAGCAGGGCAGCGACGCGACGACCTCGACCTGATTCTCAGCCAGAAACTCCGGCATGTCGCGGAACTTGGGCGTGGTGAGAATTGTCAGATTGCAGCGATCGATCACGTGCACCCCGAGCTCGCGGGCCGATGTCACCAAATGGCGAAACTGCGGATTCATTTCGGGCGCCCCGCCCGTCAGGTCGAGCGTATGCACGCCACCGCGCTTTAAGACGCGCAGGCACGCGTCGGCCGTCTCCCGATCCATCATCTCCCGCCGATCGGGCCCGGCGTCGACGTGACAATGCCGACAGGTCATGTTGCAGAGCTTGCCGACGTTGACCTGCAAAATCTCCACCGGCCCCGCCGTCAATGGCCCGAGGCCGTGCTGTTCGAGATGTTCCTCGAACGTCGAATGCTGCTCCGCCTCAGACAGCAACCGCACCTGCGCCTGCCCATCGGCAAGTGCATGCCCCCGTCGGGCCAGCGACTGCGTCGGTCGATGGAGTTGGACCAAGTTCATCGGCAGATTCTTCGGGATAAAATATCGGGTGGCCCGGC contains:
- a CDS encoding VOC family protein, with the protein product MRVQQIDHVTLVVKDLEASRQFYVDTLGMEVVPRPNFDFAGSWFRAGETLIHLILESERSGPAGVNEDGRNKNSRCTHLAFSVPDAREAASELEAAGVPFLDPPKLRPDGACQVFVTDPDGHVVELCSG
- a CDS encoding sulfatase family protein, producing the protein MTLRLCSLLLFGLSLASPAIAAERPNIFFMIADDWSREHAGVYGCDWVKTPHFDRVANEGVRFEHCYTSNPKCSPCRASILTGRNTWQLEEACNHFGKFEKKWSVYTEILTEAGYHVGYTGKGWGPGKAIGFETTPAGKPYQRQKLSPPHEEMSRIDYAANFATFLEEREGGQPFCFWLGTYEPHRSYEEGAGRRSGRNPKDVVIPPYFPDSSVIRSDFLDYAIEVEWFDSVLGDALGILERSGEMENTLIVVTSDHGCPFPRVKGQIYEDGYRLPLAVMWKDKVTGGRVVEDFINVRDFMPTYLELAGVEVPETVTGRSFVDILESKKSGWIDESRDVMLVGKERHDLGRPHDWGYPTRGIRTRDYLYLRNYEPDRWPACNPETNYPNCDWSPTMQSLIRNYNKYYQLSFGKRPAEELYDINQDPRCVDNLTEKAELANTKAKLGSRMEEMLRDEGDPRMLGRGWIFDTYEYVGSHRHSYGTWLENHGASKE
- a CDS encoding ASCH domain-containing protein, with amino-acid sequence MPSHSPDPTVPALGVRQPWAELLVRGEKSLEIRSQPTRMRGLIYIYAAQKIATIPAAKEAARTRRIDVSALTLGRIVGTVRLVGCRPAAVEDAPAACVSPTLLAGKYAWEVADPVSLDEPLKVRFLPYGVWFYPFRPRGG
- a CDS encoding SpoIIE family protein phosphatase, producing the protein MVDTLTRRKSDGYTVESASVALLERGGRDESALPSLWNLVVPYLVVDQGATPGHIFELDRETTIIGRHPTCDIVVENAAVSRQHAAVAETHGEFHVEDLRSRNKTFVNGCLLEGTAALEDNDLIQISDHLFRYRVAKPATGDAADTDPNLNARGQIFSLDEDTLDEGPTHFESSSVLGTLNLSDPQAVRRADPEQKLQAVLDIGRSLGNSLDLSELLASALDCLFRVFPEADHGFVLLTETDQHKIRVHAAKSRDGSEADPREHVSMTVVKRTLSTGDAVLSADVADDTRFQKSESIGELQLRSILCVPLTDPNGSTFGVVQLDTSQIERQFGSEDLDTLASVASQIGLAVQNARLHKEMLTQRDMQRDLEFAMQVQLGFLPSTRPNTDGYEFYDYYEAAKRVGGDYFDYILLPGNRIAVTIGDVAGKGMPAALLMARLFSSARYHLLTKPTVESALTELNQEIAASRLGHRFITCLFAIVDQTANTITVASAGHPGSLIRSTGGQVESFPVKSRGLPIGISLDQTFESVTRPLDVGDTFVIFTDGITEAMDPENDLYGTDRLSAYISSGPESIADLIEGIVQDVDKFAKGQGQRDDMCLVGFRRIQ
- a CDS encoding mercuric reductase; protein product: MTSGITALEPLIDHNLRLQANVRPETWENPTPQGRYNMVVIGAGTAGLVTAAGAAGLGAKVALIEKSLLGGDCLNVGCVPSKALLSAAHAAARRRRAVDGIVANGQELIVDFPAVMQRMRRLRADISPNDSAERFRSLGVDVYLGEAKFVAEDAVEVEGTRLEFSKACIATGGRAAAPPIDGLVDADYLTNETVFSLTELPRRLVVLGGGPIGCELAQCFARFGSDVTLIERSAHVLARESSEAAAVVQNALIEDGVDLKLNSSVQRVESRGGETIVWYQSNGDEKSIQADRLLIAVGRVPNIDLNLNAAGVEFDERQGIQVSDRLQTSNSRIYAAGDVASKYKFTHAADFLARTVIRNAFFWGRGKASALTIPHATYTSPELAHVGLTESEAVENGPAIRTFRQEFSDIDRAIVEEETAGFVQVHVKKGTDKIVGATVVGEHAGELISQFSLAMTSGIGLGQFAATIYPYPTRAEAVRKLGDQYQKSKLTPFTAKLLKAMIQFTSSK
- a CDS encoding TVP38/TMEM64 family protein; this encodes MVDDQAGSQSHTEDVSKERSNVTLWKRVLIIAVLAVTVGGLYLAFGDLFKLSALAGYESTFLDFGRRNLAAMIAIAFAAYVVITAASLPAAGAVTLLYGWLFARLMPGGLGVVTAVILVSFASTAGATISFLISRYLLRETIRDRFPRYAERFDRAFRDEGAFYLFTLRLIPAVPFFVINAVMGLTPIRVLTFWWVSQLGMLPGTVVYILAGAQVPTLEVLAQRGISSVLTWPTLIAFAALGLFPLFARFIIKKLAPDVAKRASEAPDASHESTRKDANRE
- a CDS encoding TVP38/TMEM64 family protein, with product MSYGSSRSDGGRQRSNPRGAAVRRAVKEKPPTLKVSSPTTLLIQAVILLLLYAGVALIYWNGQALLPTDRLPAHDAKITDLQQQMEAAAARERARLSPDAEAKARGEVTRINSEITQASEARAADLAELREREASYVAYGHADGFRLLCICFGLSLMAAAIGLPVRLTLVAAYGYLFHQVYDDSGVIYAVLCAAAGEAIGAMMQYWFVHWFLRDMVKRVNPSRVKAIDTIFGSEAAFVLFSLRLIPGMPYLITNLVIGLSPIRTITFTLVSVLGLLPIYLIYASAGADLTSLETLLLNGPGESVESVALWGSLAVVGMVPLVIRLLTNKEIRGGFSQLKELADDSGAPTIADARKDISELEDDAPGSRKSVRAGASGRRRRR
- the arsS gene encoding arsenosugar biosynthesis radical SAM (seleno)protein ArsS (Some members of this family are selenoproteins.), with the translated sequence MNLVQLHRPTQSLARRGHALADGQAQVRLLSEAEQHSTFEEHLEQHGLGPLTAGPVEILQVNVGKLCNMTCRHCHVDAGPDRREMMDRETADACLRVLKRGGVHTLDLTGGAPEMNPQFRHLVTSARELGVHVIDRCNLTILTTPKFRDMPEFLAENQVEVVASLPCYLEENTDKQRGDGTFKRSIEALLRLNELGYGWPGSPLSLTLVYNPVGPSLPPEQKSLEADYREELRSRFGVEFTRLFTITNMPISRFLEELVDQGRFDEYLMKLVRAFNPAAVDGLMCRNTLSVGWDGRLYDCDFNQMLGLEVDASIPNNIRDLDQPEVAEDRPAVAGRRVIVNRHCFGCMAGAGSGCQGAIDSGT